In Silene latifolia isolate original U9 population chromosome X, ASM4854445v1, whole genome shotgun sequence, the following proteins share a genomic window:
- the LOC141622720 gene encoding sm-like protein LSM1B gives MSWAGPEDLYLSTSLASYLDRKILVLLRDGKKLLGTLCSFDQFANAVLEGACERVIVGELYCDIPLGLYVIRGENVVLIGELDSEKDDLPPHMTRVSIPDIRKAQKAERDACDLKGTMRKRMEFLDMD, from the exons ATGTCGTGGGCAGGCCCAGAAGATCTCTACCTTTCAACATCTCTCGCAAGTTATCTTGATA GAAAAATTCTTGTCTTGCTGCGAGATGGGAAAAAACTACTTGGCACACTTTGTTCATTTGATCAATTTG CAAATGCTGTTCTTGAAGGTGCATGTGAAAGGGTCATTGTTGGTGAACTTTATTGCGATATCCCTTTAGGTTTATATGTTATACGTGGGGAGAATGTGGTCTTAATTGGTGAACTG GATTCAGAGAAAGACGATCTTCCCCCTCATATGACTCGTGTATCAATCCCCGATATTAGAAAG GCCCAAAAAGCAGAGAGGGATGCTTGTGATCTTAAAGGCACAATGAGAAAGAGGATGGAGTTCCTCGATATGGACTAA
- the LOC141622721 gene encoding protein DEEPER ROOTING 1-like translates to MQNKINGRPGNRKPSTAPLNNLPKQPSEREEFSDWPQGFLTIGTFGNNALREQPRISEIQTAINQEQEQNPTCASSQEFSEFTPEEIAQLQTELTKLLKRKPVKEEVESPNLPLDRFLNCPSNLEVSRRISNARVCTDLEFKEDELERTISVIIGKCKEVRAEKTKNAIGKKSLSFLLKKMFVCGSGFSPAPSLRDTLQETRMEKLLRTIVHKKMCPKTDTQTSSLKRYLEDGHNSENRYNEDETEQRPRSNEACKWDKTDSDFIVLEI, encoded by the exons ATGCAGAACAAGATTAATGGAAGACCGGGGAACCGAAAACCTAGCACCGCACCACTTAATA ATCTACCAAAGCAACCTTCTGAAAGAGAAGAGTTCAGTGACTGGCCTCAAGGATTTTTAACAATTGGAACATTTGGTAACAATGCTCTCAGGGAACAGCCTCGTATTTCTGAGATCCAAACTGCAATCAAtcaagaacaagagcaaaatccCACCTGTGCTTCATCTCAAGAGTTCTCAGAATTCACACCAGAAGAGATTGCACAATTGCAAACGGAACTAACAAAGCTTCTGAAGCGAAAACCAGTCAAAGAAGAAGTAGAAAGCCCAAACCTTCCTCTAGATAGATTCTTAAACTGCCCTTCAAACTTAGAGGTTAGCAGAAGGATCTCAAATGCCAGGGTTTGTACTGATCTTGAGTTCAAGGAGGATGAACTTGAGCGCACCATTAGTGTAATTATTGGCAAATGCAAAGAGGTCCGTGCAGAAAAAACTAAGAATGCAATCGGAAAGAAGTCTCTCTCTTTCCTTCTCAAGAAGATGTTTGTCTGTGGAAGCGGGTTTTCTCCAGCTCCTAGCTTGAGAGATACTCTCCAAGAAACCAGAATGGAAAAG TTACTACGAACCATTGTTCATAAGAAGATGTGTCCAAAAACTGACACTCAGACGTCATCATTGAAGAGATATCTGGAAGACGGACACAATTCAGAAAACAGATACAACGAAGATGAAACAGAGCAGAGACCAAGATCGAATGAGGCTTGTAAATGGGACAAAACCGATTCAGACT TTATTGTTCTAGAGATTTAA